A single region of the Sceloporus undulatus isolate JIND9_A2432 ecotype Alabama unplaced genomic scaffold, SceUnd_v1.1 scaffold_24, whole genome shotgun sequence genome encodes:
- the LOC121917599 gene encoding coiled-coil domain-containing protein 97-like isoform X1 codes for MEAGREGPLQPPAPGVNSLKNVEQGKLDQPPAAERQGRCLLDKTETVNSAEETMEIPATKDCSPNSGGDPDGSLQMSHMDGNTSVISDLGTTNSSPFHQPQCEEEMLVGSDPHQCHTSGNGGSKTPHCWGELLENPSSDLPIDQRMSTNGSLKLRTEALASKNKSGANKPSQVGNGISGHMVVQDGSLTEEETSSAQHAHWGSIKEESVGCKSLSSESTEEDDPALLAMFRAVANSRLAVRSQQKDEPDFTPTQKLAILRELYHAKPLVFLERFRTALHEEHLPCFHHLSGSYEADFYCAEVRRAGLGKTRRTRVRNKRYAALQQLIRGGEYFSDEQMRSRDPLLYEQYIGQYLSDEEMQALGSSKLEASCSLSGVLLDSYQEQVIQRRLQIQQEQEEACEEEEEEEDTDDEDKEDRASDPNGDEWVPDQGEKAFLREEFTSRMYQRFLDGKDRDFDYSEVDENPDFDNLDIVSRDEEERYFDGEDPEDADSMEAE; via the exons ATGTCTTCTGGACAAAACGGAGACTGTAAACTCAGCAGAAGAGACAATGGAAATCCCAGCTACCAAAGACTGCTCTCCAAACAGCGGTGGAGATCCGGATGGGTCTTTGCAGATGTCCCATATGGATGGAAATACATCTGTTATATCAGACTTGGGGACCACTAACAGTTCTCCATTTCATCAGCCTCAGTGTGAAGAAGAAATGTTGGTAGGCTCTGATCCACATCAATGTCACACGAGTGGGAATGGAGGATCTAAAACACCACATTGTTGGGGAGAACTCTTAGAGAATCCAAGTTCAGATCTTCCCATTGACCAGCGCATGTCCACAAATGGATCCCTTAAGCTAAGGACTGAAGCCCTAGCTTCTAAAAACAAGAGTGGGGCCAACAAACCATCTCAGGTGGGTAATGGGATATCAGGACATATGGTTGTCCAAGATGGCAGCCTCACTGAGGAGGAGACCTCCAGTGCTCAACATGCCCACTGGGGTAGTATAAAGGAAGAGTCTGTTGGCTGCAAATCACTGTCTTCTGAATCAACTGAGGAGGATGACCCCGCTCTCCTAGCCATGTTCCGTGCCGTGGCCAACAGCCGCCTGGCTGTCCGGAGCCAACAAAAAGATGAACCAGATTTCACGCCCACGCAGAAGTTGGCCATCTTACGGGAGCTGTACCATGCCAAGCCCTTGGTGTTCCTGGAGCGCTTCCGAACAGCTTTGCATGAAGAACACTTGCCTTGCTTCCACCATCTCTCTGGCAGTTACGAGGCTGATTTCTACTGCGCTGAAGTGCGCAGGGCTGGCCTGGGCAAAACGCGACGTACTCGGGTGCGGAACAAGCGCTATGCAGCTCTACAGCAGCTTATTAGAG GTGGGGAATACTTTAGCGATGAACAGATGCGTTCTCGGGATCCACTCCTTTATGAACAGTACATTGGGCAGTACCTGAGTGATGAAGAGATGCAGGCACTGGGCAGCAGCAAGCTGGAGGCTTCCTGCTCTCTCTCAGGTGTCCTCCTGGACTCCTATCAGGAGCAGGTCATCCAGCGGCGTCTGCAGATTcaacaggaacaagaagaggcatgtgaggaggaagaagaagaggaagatacgGACGATGAGGACAAGGAAG ACAGGGCCTCTGACCCTAATGGGGATGAATGGGTCCCTGACCAAGGAGAGAAAGCATTTCTGCGGGAGGAGTTCACCAGCCGTATGTACCAGCGTTTCCTTGATGGCAAGGACAGGGACTTCGACTACAG TGAGGTAGATGAGAATCCAGATTTTGATAACCTGGACATTGTATCACGAGATGAGGAGGAGCGCTACTTCGATGGAGAGGACCCAGAAGATGCTGACTCTATGGAAGCAGAGTAG
- the LOC121917599 gene encoding coiled-coil domain-containing protein 97-like isoform X2, protein MEIPATKDCSPNSGGDPDGSLQMSHMDGNTSVISDLGTTNSSPFHQPQCEEEMLVGSDPHQCHTSGNGGSKTPHCWGELLENPSSDLPIDQRMSTNGSLKLRTEALASKNKSGANKPSQVGNGISGHMVVQDGSLTEEETSSAQHAHWGSIKEESVGCKSLSSESTEEDDPALLAMFRAVANSRLAVRSQQKDEPDFTPTQKLAILRELYHAKPLVFLERFRTALHEEHLPCFHHLSGSYEADFYCAEVRRAGLGKTRRTRVRNKRYAALQQLIRGGEYFSDEQMRSRDPLLYEQYIGQYLSDEEMQALGSSKLEASCSLSGVLLDSYQEQVIQRRLQIQQEQEEACEEEEEEEDTDDEDKEDRASDPNGDEWVPDQGEKAFLREEFTSRMYQRFLDGKDRDFDYSEVDENPDFDNLDIVSRDEEERYFDGEDPEDADSMEAE, encoded by the exons ATGGAAATCCCAGCTACCAAAGACTGCTCTCCAAACAGCGGTGGAGATCCGGATGGGTCTTTGCAGATGTCCCATATGGATGGAAATACATCTGTTATATCAGACTTGGGGACCACTAACAGTTCTCCATTTCATCAGCCTCAGTGTGAAGAAGAAATGTTGGTAGGCTCTGATCCACATCAATGTCACACGAGTGGGAATGGAGGATCTAAAACACCACATTGTTGGGGAGAACTCTTAGAGAATCCAAGTTCAGATCTTCCCATTGACCAGCGCATGTCCACAAATGGATCCCTTAAGCTAAGGACTGAAGCCCTAGCTTCTAAAAACAAGAGTGGGGCCAACAAACCATCTCAGGTGGGTAATGGGATATCAGGACATATGGTTGTCCAAGATGGCAGCCTCACTGAGGAGGAGACCTCCAGTGCTCAACATGCCCACTGGGGTAGTATAAAGGAAGAGTCTGTTGGCTGCAAATCACTGTCTTCTGAATCAACTGAGGAGGATGACCCCGCTCTCCTAGCCATGTTCCGTGCCGTGGCCAACAGCCGCCTGGCTGTCCGGAGCCAACAAAAAGATGAACCAGATTTCACGCCCACGCAGAAGTTGGCCATCTTACGGGAGCTGTACCATGCCAAGCCCTTGGTGTTCCTGGAGCGCTTCCGAACAGCTTTGCATGAAGAACACTTGCCTTGCTTCCACCATCTCTCTGGCAGTTACGAGGCTGATTTCTACTGCGCTGAAGTGCGCAGGGCTGGCCTGGGCAAAACGCGACGTACTCGGGTGCGGAACAAGCGCTATGCAGCTCTACAGCAGCTTATTAGAG GTGGGGAATACTTTAGCGATGAACAGATGCGTTCTCGGGATCCACTCCTTTATGAACAGTACATTGGGCAGTACCTGAGTGATGAAGAGATGCAGGCACTGGGCAGCAGCAAGCTGGAGGCTTCCTGCTCTCTCTCAGGTGTCCTCCTGGACTCCTATCAGGAGCAGGTCATCCAGCGGCGTCTGCAGATTcaacaggaacaagaagaggcatgtgaggaggaagaagaagaggaagatacgGACGATGAGGACAAGGAAG ACAGGGCCTCTGACCCTAATGGGGATGAATGGGTCCCTGACCAAGGAGAGAAAGCATTTCTGCGGGAGGAGTTCACCAGCCGTATGTACCAGCGTTTCCTTGATGGCAAGGACAGGGACTTCGACTACAG TGAGGTAGATGAGAATCCAGATTTTGATAACCTGGACATTGTATCACGAGATGAGGAGGAGCGCTACTTCGATGGAGAGGACCCAGAAGATGCTGACTCTATGGAAGCAGAGTAG